A genomic region of Polyangiaceae bacterium contains the following coding sequences:
- a CDS encoding protein kinase gives MARTQQLIAGRFQVEREVGRGAVGIVFRAFDTVSQRRVALKIIAAAGDADHSERVRLLQEGKLLSELDHPGIVQVVAYGALDSTYTAALGRKFDEGAPFIAMEWLEGEDLLTRQIRAPLTMRQALEIARQVAFALAAAHDAGIVHRDIKPSNIFVLSNRFPDAESPPQSTRTARRPREVSEIPEQLKAKLVDFGVATPSDMALAGNDVFVGTPAYMAPEQARGDAVVDARSDLYSLGATLFELLTGRPPHIGSTSIATIARLATTPAPRLSELLLEVPERLEELVARLLMSEPEHRPVSAREVALEFDALCRDESVPEQAKPLALSTEPPPIVASRLATTIVALQVGTKDQRRQLVDRLRAHGADALPLGADSIVAHLGMKQAHGDEATRALDLGRWLCDLGACIGIATGRMRVDKVRSAGDVVDRASALARKAGEGNALADSTTKELARGRFHFEPLPNGDVKVGAPVKAPTKTVQFVGREAELLNALAAYERCAEDTTPIIVTISGPPGIGKSRLAREFVTRVMGREEPPLLVRVRCESFGRAQALGVATDALRTLLGLPKGANIEQVEHALRTRKVKNIEDSPLSRLLANQPFDDGLDARDSLYLSMTELAIGAATTSPCVLMFEDAQWSDPESISWIEHLLGRATNLPLFVMMVMRPLFWRDQGQRFIGRDHVRIELRPMPKRATKEIARAVIGEGADEATLDRVAQQAAGSPLFAEELARVIAAGKDVATAATIEAAIQVSLDSLDDATREAVVRMSVFGLSVWDAGIATVGVPDADLTLKKLIAAELLVETGASRFSGTREFLFKHALVRDVAYASASDELRKQMHAAAGEWLATMGEDAATVAQHFDLGELHEKAADHWETAAKRALATNSLQDAVKMADKALVFATDKPIAFARAVLLDEAHSRLDARSYQRNEAIQAMAENVFDEESEIRSAGARVRYDYALGTGIHIEERLIEIRDRASGIGLVEEMARCSAALANLYAYAGQLALAERETRVLLDLTDKGAIDWAAVDAWQALAVVRQTQGQLGAALDARRNAARSAKLAGLQEREAMLVTNLGFALTTIGARSEALSQLEAGLTKASAIGSPGTVRNAQMNLLCWAATFGADSRIDSFLTETRASADEAATGSWVVRDRVTLGTLFYRGCELLRMSGTGNIPRARSLLKLATEAYRSTENRDVLPVALGFWAEAERRFGNPEQAIELAKEASRLVESGAPSLLNEASIFLTLHDGFVDIGDLKNARDAVERAIPLLERRLKGLEGTPYARAFLSNLPHNAALLTAAEAYGHLTPGIEHVLSLPLTDL, from the coding sequence ATGGCACGTACCCAGCAGCTCATCGCCGGGCGGTTTCAAGTCGAACGCGAAGTCGGACGCGGCGCCGTGGGCATCGTGTTTCGCGCGTTCGACACGGTGTCTCAACGCCGCGTAGCGTTGAAGATCATCGCGGCCGCAGGCGACGCCGATCATTCGGAACGCGTACGTCTTCTGCAAGAAGGCAAGCTGCTGTCGGAGCTGGATCATCCCGGCATCGTGCAAGTGGTTGCCTACGGCGCGCTCGATTCGACCTACACGGCCGCACTGGGCAGGAAGTTCGACGAAGGTGCTCCGTTCATCGCGATGGAGTGGCTCGAAGGTGAAGACCTTCTGACGCGGCAGATCCGAGCGCCTTTGACGATGCGCCAAGCGCTCGAAATTGCGCGTCAAGTCGCCTTCGCGCTCGCCGCTGCACACGACGCAGGCATCGTTCATCGCGACATCAAACCGTCGAATATCTTCGTACTTTCGAATCGTTTTCCCGACGCGGAGTCACCGCCGCAATCGACGCGCACGGCCCGGCGCCCTCGAGAAGTCAGTGAGATCCCCGAGCAACTCAAGGCAAAGCTCGTCGATTTCGGCGTCGCAACGCCAAGCGACATGGCCCTTGCGGGCAACGACGTTTTCGTGGGCACGCCCGCGTACATGGCGCCCGAGCAAGCGCGTGGAGATGCCGTCGTGGATGCTCGCAGCGATCTGTATTCGCTCGGCGCAACGCTCTTCGAACTACTCACGGGACGCCCGCCGCACATCGGGTCCACATCCATCGCAACGATCGCACGACTCGCGACGACACCTGCGCCGCGCCTGAGCGAACTGCTGCTCGAAGTGCCCGAACGACTGGAAGAGCTGGTCGCGCGGCTTTTGATGTCGGAGCCCGAGCATCGACCGGTGTCGGCACGTGAAGTGGCGCTCGAGTTCGATGCACTGTGCCGCGATGAATCGGTTCCCGAGCAAGCGAAGCCGCTAGCGCTGTCCACGGAGCCACCGCCCATCGTGGCGTCGCGGCTCGCTACGACGATCGTGGCGCTGCAAGTGGGCACGAAGGATCAACGACGACAACTGGTGGACCGGCTGCGAGCGCATGGGGCCGATGCATTGCCACTCGGTGCCGATTCCATCGTCGCTCATTTGGGCATGAAGCAGGCTCACGGTGACGAAGCGACGCGAGCACTGGATTTGGGCCGATGGCTCTGCGATCTCGGCGCGTGCATCGGCATCGCCACGGGTCGCATGCGCGTCGATAAGGTTCGCTCTGCGGGTGATGTCGTCGATCGAGCAAGCGCGCTGGCTCGAAAGGCTGGCGAAGGCAACGCGCTTGCCGACAGCACGACGAAGGAGCTCGCGCGAGGCCGTTTCCACTTCGAACCGCTGCCCAACGGCGACGTCAAGGTCGGCGCACCGGTCAAAGCACCTACGAAAACGGTGCAATTCGTCGGACGCGAAGCCGAGCTGCTCAACGCGCTGGCCGCATACGAACGCTGCGCGGAGGACACGACGCCGATCATCGTGACGATTTCTGGTCCGCCGGGAATCGGCAAGAGCCGTCTGGCACGCGAATTCGTCACGCGCGTGATGGGGCGTGAAGAGCCGCCGCTTCTGGTACGCGTACGTTGCGAATCCTTCGGTCGAGCTCAGGCCCTTGGTGTTGCAACGGATGCTCTTCGCACGCTGCTCGGGCTGCCCAAAGGCGCGAATATCGAGCAAGTCGAGCACGCGCTTCGTACGCGCAAGGTGAAGAACATCGAAGACTCACCGCTGTCTCGGTTGCTCGCAAATCAGCCCTTCGATGATGGGCTCGATGCACGCGATTCGCTGTACCTGTCGATGACCGAGTTGGCGATCGGTGCGGCGACCACGAGCCCGTGCGTGCTGATGTTCGAGGACGCTCAATGGTCCGATCCGGAAAGCATTTCTTGGATCGAGCATCTGCTGGGACGTGCGACGAATCTGCCGCTGTTCGTGATGATGGTCATGCGGCCGCTGTTCTGGCGAGACCAAGGACAACGATTCATTGGTCGAGACCACGTGCGTATCGAGCTTCGTCCGATGCCGAAGCGTGCAACGAAAGAGATCGCGCGTGCCGTCATCGGAGAAGGCGCCGACGAAGCGACGCTCGATCGCGTTGCGCAGCAAGCAGCAGGCTCGCCCCTGTTCGCCGAAGAGCTCGCGCGCGTCATTGCGGCTGGAAAAGACGTCGCAACGGCTGCGACGATCGAAGCTGCCATCCAAGTCAGTCTCGATTCGCTCGACGACGCGACGCGAGAAGCCGTCGTGCGCATGAGTGTTTTTGGCCTGAGCGTGTGGGATGCGGGCATCGCGACAGTGGGCGTTCCCGACGCGGATCTCACGCTGAAGAAGCTCATTGCGGCAGAGTTGCTCGTCGAAACGGGCGCGAGTCGGTTCTCGGGAACGCGCGAATTTTTGTTCAAGCATGCGCTCGTACGCGACGTTGCCTACGCGTCCGCGAGCGACGAATTGCGCAAGCAAATGCATGCAGCCGCGGGTGAATGGCTTGCAACGATGGGCGAGGATGCAGCGACGGTCGCGCAGCATTTCGATCTAGGCGAGCTGCACGAGAAGGCCGCGGATCATTGGGAGACGGCTGCCAAACGAGCGCTCGCGACAAACTCGCTGCAAGACGCGGTGAAAATGGCCGACAAGGCGCTCGTGTTCGCCACGGACAAACCCATCGCGTTTGCCCGCGCGGTTCTGCTCGACGAAGCGCACAGTCGCCTCGATGCACGTTCGTACCAGCGCAACGAAGCCATCCAGGCGATGGCGGAGAACGTGTTCGACGAAGAAAGCGAAATTCGTTCGGCCGGCGCTCGCGTTCGGTACGACTACGCCCTTGGAACGGGAATCCACATCGAAGAGCGCCTCATCGAGATCCGCGATCGCGCTTCAGGCATTGGTCTCGTCGAAGAAATGGCGCGCTGTTCGGCCGCGCTCGCGAATCTGTATGCGTATGCCGGTCAGCTTGCTCTTGCCGAAAGAGAAACTCGCGTTCTGCTCGATTTGACGGACAAAGGCGCCATCGATTGGGCCGCGGTCGACGCTTGGCAGGCACTTGCGGTCGTGCGTCAGACGCAAGGACAACTCGGCGCAGCGCTCGACGCTCGACGCAATGCAGCCCGTTCCGCAAAACTCGCCGGCCTTCAAGAGCGCGAAGCCATGCTCGTCACGAACCTCGGCTTCGCGCTGACCACGATCGGTGCTCGTAGCGAAGCGCTATCGCAGCTCGAAGCAGGCCTGACGAAGGCATCTGCCATCGGCAGCCCCGGCACGGTGCGTAACGCGCAAATGAACCTGCTTTGCTGGGCCGCAACGTTCGGCGCCGACAGCCGCATCGACAGCTTTCTCACGGAAACCAGAGCCAGCGCCGACGAGGCAGCGACGGGAAGTTGGGTCGTCCGCGACCGAGTCACGCTCGGCACGCTGTTTTACCGTGGATGCGAGCTGCTCCGCATGAGCGGCACGGGCAACATCCCGCGCGCACGGTCGCTCTTGAAGCTAGCGACCGAAGCTTATCGTTCCACGGAAAACCGCGACGTTTTACCCGTTGCACTGGGCTTCTGGGCCGAAGCCGAACGACGGTTTGGCAATCCGGAACAAGCCATCGAGCTCGCGAAAGAAGCGTCGCGCCTCGTCGAATCGGGGGCGCCCAGTCTTCTCAACGAGGCGTCGATCTTCCTGACGCTGCACGATGGATTCGTCGACATCG